One window of the Conexibacter sp. SYSU D00693 genome contains the following:
- a CDS encoding non-heme iron oxygenase ferredoxin subunit produces the protein MPETIDICPLSQLPPGSRKVVEWEDLEIAVLNVDGELFAIEDRCSHDDGPLADGELDAAACTLECPRHGSQFDLRTGKPLTLPAYAPVDVFPVRVEHETVKVEVD, from the coding sequence GTGCCCGAGACGATCGACATCTGCCCCCTCTCCCAGCTCCCGCCCGGCTCCCGGAAGGTCGTCGAGTGGGAGGACCTGGAGATCGCCGTCCTGAACGTGGACGGGGAGCTGTTCGCGATCGAAGACCGCTGTTCGCACGACGACGGACCGCTGGCCGACGGCGAGCTCGATGCTGCGGCGTGCACCCTGGAGTGCCCGCGCCACGGCTCGCAGTTCGACCTGCGGACCGGCAAGCCCCTGACCCTGCCTGCGTACGCACCCGTGGACGTGTTCCCGGTGCGTGTGGAGCACGAGACCGTGAAGGTCGAGGTGGACTGA
- the typA gene encoding translational GTPase TypA — MASLARRTDLRNVAIVAHVDHGKTTLVDAMLHQSGAFRAGAEVADRVMDSMDLEREKGITILAKNTAVRYGDVKLNIVDTPGHADFGGEVERGLTMVDGVLLLVDASEGPLPQTRFVLRKALEAKLPVILVINKVDRPDARIGEVVDEVYELFLDLDADESQIEFPIVYTNAKEGWASLELEDDAAVPGTDLRPLLDLLVETIPAPEYDADAPLQAHVTNLDASPYVGRLALCRVHSGTIRKGADIAWCRADGSVERAKVGELYVTEALDRVDATEAGPGEIIAVAGIADVTIGETLADLADPRPLPVITVDEPSLSVTVGINTSPMAGRDGDKLTARQVKARLDQELIGNVSLRVNPTDRPDAWEVQGRGELQLAVLVELMRREGYELTVGQPQVVTRVDDAGRVLEPVERLTIDVPEDFVGVVTQLLALRKGRMEQMVNHGTGWVRMDYLVPARGLIGFRTEFLTETRGTGLAHSVFDRYEPWVGELRTRPTGSLVADRSGAVTSFSCFQLQERGTLFVSPGDEVYEGMVVGENARADDLDVNIVREKHLTNIRSSTADELVRLVPARQLSLDQALEHLREDECVEVTPRAVRLRKVELKAVDRVKAARRARQAAAGLSG, encoded by the coding sequence ATGGCCTCCCTCGCCCGCCGGACCGACCTGCGCAACGTCGCGATCGTCGCGCACGTCGACCACGGCAAGACCACCCTCGTCGACGCGATGCTCCACCAGTCCGGCGCCTTCCGGGCCGGCGCCGAGGTCGCCGACCGGGTCATGGACTCCATGGACCTCGAGCGCGAGAAGGGCATCACGATCCTCGCGAAGAACACCGCGGTCCGCTACGGCGACGTCAAGCTCAACATCGTCGACACGCCGGGCCACGCCGACTTCGGCGGCGAGGTCGAGCGCGGGCTCACGATGGTCGACGGCGTCCTGCTGCTCGTCGACGCCAGCGAGGGGCCGCTGCCCCAGACGCGCTTCGTCCTGCGCAAGGCGCTCGAGGCCAAGCTGCCCGTGATCCTCGTGATCAACAAGGTCGACCGGCCCGACGCGCGCATCGGCGAGGTGGTCGACGAGGTCTACGAGCTCTTCCTCGACCTCGACGCCGACGAGTCGCAGATCGAGTTCCCGATCGTCTACACGAACGCCAAGGAGGGCTGGGCCTCGCTCGAGCTCGAGGACGACGCCGCCGTCCCCGGGACCGACCTGCGCCCGCTGCTCGACCTGCTCGTCGAGACGATCCCCGCGCCCGAGTACGACGCCGACGCGCCGCTGCAGGCGCACGTCACGAACCTCGACGCCTCGCCATACGTCGGTCGCCTCGCGCTCTGCCGCGTGCACAGCGGGACGATCCGCAAGGGCGCCGACATCGCCTGGTGCCGGGCCGACGGCTCGGTCGAGCGCGCGAAGGTCGGCGAGCTCTACGTCACCGAGGCGCTGGACCGCGTCGACGCCACGGAGGCGGGGCCGGGCGAGATCATCGCCGTGGCGGGCATCGCCGACGTGACGATCGGCGAGACGCTGGCCGACCTCGCCGACCCGCGGCCGCTGCCGGTCATCACGGTCGACGAGCCGTCGCTGAGCGTCACCGTCGGCATCAACACCTCCCCCATGGCCGGGCGCGACGGCGACAAGCTCACCGCCCGCCAGGTCAAGGCGCGCCTGGACCAGGAGCTCATCGGCAACGTCTCGCTGCGCGTCAACCCGACCGACCGGCCCGACGCCTGGGAGGTCCAGGGCCGTGGCGAGCTCCAGCTCGCGGTGCTCGTCGAGCTCATGCGCCGGGAGGGCTACGAGCTCACGGTCGGCCAGCCGCAGGTCGTCACGCGCGTGGACGACGCGGGCCGGGTGCTCGAGCCGGTCGAGCGCCTGACGATCGACGTCCCCGAGGACTTCGTCGGTGTCGTGACCCAGCTGCTGGCCCTGCGCAAGGGCCGCATGGAGCAGATGGTCAACCACGGCACGGGCTGGGTGCGCATGGACTACCTCGTCCCCGCGCGCGGGCTCATCGGCTTCCGCACGGAGTTCCTCACGGAGACCCGTGGCACCGGCCTCGCGCACTCCGTCTTCGACCGCTACGAGCCGTGGGTCGGTGAGCTGCGCACCCGGCCGACGGGCTCGCTGGTGGCCGACCGCTCCGGGGCCGTCACGTCGTTCTCCTGCTTCCAGCTGCAGGAGCGCGGGACGCTCTTCGTCTCCCCCGGTGACGAGGTCTACGAGGGCATGGTGGTCGGCGAGAACGCCCGCGCCGACGACCTCGACGTGAACATCGTCCGCGAGAAGCACCTGACGAACATCCGCTCGTCGACGGCCGACGAGCTCGTGCGGCTCGTGCCCGCGCGCCAGCTCTCGCTGGACCAGGCGCTCGAGCACCTGCGCGAGGACGAGTGCGTCGAGGTCACACCCCGCGCGGTGCGGCTGCGCAAGGTCGAGCTGAAGGCCGTGGATCGCGTGAAGGCGGCGCGCCGCGCCCGCCAGGCGGCCGCCGGGCTGTCGGGCTAG
- a CDS encoding Crp/Fnr family transcriptional regulator produces the protein MTTAATVRLLDHEPDFASALPEEEVEVASRAATLPVLTLRTGALDPGELAAGRPLLVLDGFVAREVVLADRPAAQLLGPGDIVDGRAGIADDLPCDIRWSALGPVQAAVLNERWIEVCRRWPALGVAMHDRMADQAARALLVAAVTALPRVEQRVVALLWILAGRWGTMTPDGATVPVSLTHDALGRLTAARRSTVTLALGRLTEQGIVVRRDDGHLALRPGSDSGLGEIRTPPALDERAPRTMPSRGRFARPAGDVPAPAVSHDALLDELRRVRDSLGDEAARARRAVTASQVAAQANARVLEVSRSRREAFEAARKAHDPEQD, from the coding sequence ATGACGACCGCCGCCACGGTCCGGCTGCTCGACCACGAGCCCGACTTCGCCTCGGCGCTGCCCGAGGAGGAGGTCGAGGTCGCGTCGCGGGCGGCGACACTGCCGGTCCTGACGCTGCGCACCGGCGCCCTGGACCCCGGCGAGCTGGCCGCCGGCCGGCCGCTGCTCGTCCTCGACGGCTTCGTCGCGCGCGAGGTCGTCCTCGCCGACCGTCCGGCCGCCCAGCTCCTCGGTCCCGGGGACATCGTCGACGGCCGCGCCGGCATCGCCGACGACCTGCCCTGCGACATCCGCTGGAGCGCGCTCGGCCCCGTCCAGGCCGCCGTCCTCAACGAGCGCTGGATCGAGGTCTGCCGCCGCTGGCCGGCCCTCGGCGTCGCGATGCACGACCGGATGGCCGACCAGGCCGCCCGTGCCCTGCTCGTCGCGGCCGTCACGGCCCTCCCGCGCGTCGAGCAGCGCGTCGTCGCGCTGCTGTGGATCCTCGCCGGCCGCTGGGGCACGATGACCCCGGACGGCGCGACCGTCCCGGTGTCGCTCACCCACGACGCCCTCGGGCGCCTGACCGCCGCGCGGCGCTCGACCGTGACGCTCGCCCTCGGGCGGCTCACCGAGCAGGGCATCGTCGTCCGTCGCGACGACGGGCACCTCGCGCTGCGCCCGGGGTCGGACTCGGGGCTCGGGGAGATCCGCACGCCGCCGGCGCTCGACGAGCGCGCACCGCGCACCATGCCGTCGCGTGGGCGCTTCGCACGGCCCGCCGGGGACGTCCCCGCGCCGGCGGTGAGCCACGACGCCCTGCTCGACGAGCTGCGCCGCGTGCGCGACAGCCTCGGCGACGAGGCGGCCCGCGCCCGGCGCGCGGTGACCGCGTCGCAGGTCGCGGCGCAGGCCAACGCGCGGGTGCTCGAGGTCAGCCGCAGCCGGCGCGAGGCGTTCGAGGCCGCGCGCAAGGCGCACGACCCCGAGCAGGACTAG
- a CDS encoding STAS domain-containing protein yields the protein MKPAPFLLEIRDDGRSRLVVPHGDVDIATAPELAGAVLRAAGEVPAVVLDLRDVRFIDSSGIGAVLDCRRRLAERGTELTMVRGPRAVQSAFELCGVARLLSWDEERARSTS from the coding sequence ATGAAGCCCGCGCCCTTCCTCCTCGAGATCCGCGACGACGGTCGCAGCCGCCTCGTCGTCCCTCACGGCGACGTCGACATCGCGACCGCGCCTGAGCTCGCCGGGGCCGTCCTGCGCGCGGCCGGCGAGGTGCCGGCGGTCGTGCTCGACCTCCGCGACGTGCGCTTCATCGACTCGTCGGGCATCGGCGCGGTCCTGGACTGCCGGCGCCGCCTGGCGGAGCGCGGCACCGAGCTGACCATGGTCCGCGGCCCGCGGGCGGTCCAGTCGGCCTTCGAGCTCTGCGGGGTGGCCCGGCTGCTCAGCTGGGACGAGGAGCGAGCGCGAAGCACATCGTGA
- a CDS encoding ATP-binding protein, with translation MPVAVGGLRDAAAQAAHEAGALEGVVGRVRLAVSEAATNAVLHAYAEDDDLGTVDLLVDLEAGRLRVEVRDHGRGMRPRTDSPGAGLGLPVIVRVADDVEVRPVAGGGTAVTMCFALAPRPS, from the coding sequence GTGCCTGTCGCGGTCGGCGGACTGCGTGACGCCGCGGCACAGGCCGCCCACGAGGCGGGAGCGCTCGAGGGCGTGGTCGGGCGCGTCCGGCTCGCCGTCAGCGAGGCGGCCACGAACGCGGTGCTGCACGCCTACGCCGAGGACGACGACCTCGGCACCGTGGACCTGCTGGTCGACCTGGAGGCCGGCCGGCTGCGCGTCGAGGTCCGCGACCACGGCCGCGGGATGCGGCCGCGCACCGACAGTCCCGGGGCCGGGCTCGGCCTCCCCGTCATCGTCCGGGTCGCCGACGACGTCGAGGTCCGGCCCGTCGCCGGCGGCGGGACCGCCGTCACGATGTGCTTCGCGCTCGCTCCTCGTCCCAGCTGA
- a CDS encoding chemotaxis protein CheB, whose translation MAADDAPRFEPRDAGRDVVVVGASAGGVEALQTLLRDLPADLPAAVLVVLHLSAAGESVLARILDRVTPLYCAPAADGELLRHGRVYVAPPGTHLLVEPDRVRLSYGPRENGHRPAVDPLFRSAADVFDGRVCGIVLTGTRDDGTAGLAHVKRRGGYALVQAPEDAAYPGMPSSAIGAVVVDEVLPVADLGAALETAVRGSAAAGTSADAPAVALPDASLDGPPGLTELVCPECGGAITERHDNGIRSFTCHVGHRYGPHSFVAEQADQVEAALWSAVRSLEDRGKLMRRMATVAEEGGRPHSALQFVERAEQADAHVKILRETLEHSPVLERDWPPEDPT comes from the coding sequence ATGGCCGCCGACGACGCTCCCCGCTTCGAGCCGCGCGACGCCGGCCGCGACGTCGTGGTCGTGGGCGCCTCCGCCGGTGGCGTCGAGGCCCTCCAGACGCTCCTGCGCGATCTGCCGGCGGACCTGCCGGCGGCGGTGCTCGTCGTCCTCCACCTCTCCGCCGCGGGCGAGAGCGTGCTCGCCCGGATCCTCGATCGGGTGACCCCCCTGTACTGCGCGCCGGCCGCCGACGGCGAGCTCCTGCGCCACGGCCGCGTCTACGTCGCGCCGCCTGGAACGCACCTGCTGGTCGAGCCCGACCGCGTGCGCCTGAGCTACGGCCCGCGCGAGAACGGCCACCGGCCGGCGGTCGACCCGCTCTTCCGCAGCGCGGCCGACGTGTTCGACGGGCGGGTCTGCGGCATCGTCCTCACGGGGACGCGCGACGACGGGACGGCCGGGCTGGCCCACGTGAAGCGCCGGGGCGGCTACGCGCTCGTGCAGGCCCCTGAGGACGCGGCCTACCCCGGCATGCCGAGCAGCGCCATCGGCGCCGTCGTGGTCGACGAGGTCCTGCCCGTCGCCGATCTCGGCGCGGCGCTGGAGACGGCCGTCCGCGGCTCGGCCGCGGCCGGGACGTCGGCGGACGCGCCGGCCGTCGCGCTACCCGACGCCTCGCTCGACGGTCCGCCCGGTCTGACGGAGCTCGTCTGCCCCGAGTGCGGCGGCGCGATCACCGAACGCCACGACAACGGGATCCGGTCCTTCACCTGCCACGTGGGCCACCGCTACGGCCCGCACTCGTTCGTCGCCGAGCAGGCCGACCAGGTCGAGGCGGCGCTGTGGAGCGCGGTGCGCAGCCTGGAGGACCGCGGCAAGCTCATGCGCCGCATGGCGACGGTGGCCGAGGAGGGCGGGCGGCCGCACTCGGCCCTGCAGTTCGTCGAGCGCGCCGAGCAGGCCGACGCCCATGTCAAGATCCTCCGCGAGACGCTCGAGCACTCGCCCGTCCTCGAGCGCGACTGGCCGCCCGAAGACCCAACGTGA
- a CDS encoding CheR family methyltransferase, which produces MSTSDSAPLDALLDYLKRSRGFDFSGYKRSSLERRISKRMAVHGCADYAEYLDFLEVHPDEFSQLFNTILINVTAFFRDPAAWDQLREDVLPKLLASRPAGMPIRVWCAGCASGEEAYTLAMVLAEALGEQEYRDRVKVYATDVDEEALAEARAATYTPKQVEGVPRELLDRYFERLDGRFCFRKDLRRSVIFGRNDLVQDAPISRIDLLLCRNTLMYFTAETQARILGRFHFALHDDGVLFLGKSEMLITHTELFKPVDLKHRIFTRVQRRGLRARTAFPQVNGSYNGENGIALRETAYDAGPSPSIVVDADGVLSAANQEAQVLFALGPPDLGRPLQDLEISYRPVELRTHLEKAYADRQGLLLQGVRLMGRDERERFFDVQITPLYAGEVLLGASVTFLDVSAQQHLRRELERAKVELENAYEELQSTVEELETTNEELQSTNEELETTNEELQSTNEELETMNEELSSTNEELETINDELRQRTLEVNETNAFLETILRSMGVGVLVLDDDQRVRMWNTQAEELWGLRSEEVAGQHVQNLDIGLPVEQLGGGIRSVLSGKEAAVEVVVDATNRRGRDIRCRVTVLGIGPEGRDPHGAIVLMAEVDGARPGGGAVDGAGGDGASASG; this is translated from the coding sequence GTGAGCACCTCCGACTCCGCGCCGCTGGACGCCCTGCTGGACTACCTCAAGCGCAGCCGCGGGTTCGACTTCAGCGGCTACAAGCGCTCGAGCCTCGAGCGGCGCATCAGCAAGCGGATGGCGGTCCACGGATGCGCGGACTACGCCGAGTACCTCGACTTCCTCGAGGTGCACCCGGACGAGTTCTCGCAGCTCTTCAACACGATCCTCATCAACGTCACCGCGTTCTTCCGCGACCCCGCGGCCTGGGACCAGCTGCGCGAGGACGTCCTCCCGAAGCTCCTGGCCTCGCGGCCGGCGGGGATGCCGATCCGCGTGTGGTGCGCGGGCTGCGCCTCGGGCGAGGAGGCCTACACGCTGGCCATGGTCCTCGCCGAGGCGCTGGGCGAGCAGGAGTACCGCGACCGCGTGAAGGTCTACGCGACCGACGTCGACGAGGAGGCGCTGGCCGAGGCGCGGGCGGCGACGTACACCCCCAAGCAGGTCGAGGGCGTCCCGCGCGAGCTGCTGGACCGGTACTTCGAGCGCCTCGACGGGCGCTTCTGCTTCCGCAAGGACCTGCGCCGCAGCGTGATCTTCGGCCGCAACGACCTCGTGCAGGACGCGCCGATCTCGCGGATCGACCTGCTGCTGTGCCGCAACACGCTCATGTACTTCACGGCCGAGACCCAGGCGCGGATCCTCGGCCGCTTCCACTTCGCGCTGCACGACGACGGTGTCCTGTTCCTCGGCAAGTCCGAGATGCTCATCACGCACACCGAGCTCTTCAAGCCCGTCGACCTCAAGCACCGCATCTTCACGCGCGTCCAGCGGCGCGGCCTGCGCGCCCGTACGGCGTTCCCGCAGGTCAACGGGTCCTACAACGGCGAGAACGGCATCGCCCTGCGCGAGACGGCGTACGACGCCGGGCCGTCGCCGTCGATCGTCGTGGACGCGGACGGCGTCCTCTCGGCGGCCAACCAGGAGGCCCAGGTGCTCTTCGCGCTCGGACCGCCCGACCTCGGCCGTCCGCTGCAGGACCTCGAGATCTCCTACCGGCCCGTCGAGCTGCGCACGCACCTCGAGAAGGCCTACGCCGACCGCCAGGGGCTGCTGCTCCAGGGCGTCCGCCTCATGGGCCGCGACGAGCGCGAGCGGTTCTTCGACGTGCAGATCACGCCCCTGTACGCGGGCGAGGTGCTGCTCGGGGCGTCGGTGACGTTCCTCGACGTGTCGGCCCAGCAGCACCTGCGGCGCGAGCTCGAGCGGGCCAAGGTCGAGCTCGAGAACGCCTACGAGGAGCTGCAGTCGACGGTCGAGGAGCTCGAGACGACCAACGAGGAGCTCCAGTCGACCAACGAGGAGCTCGAGACGACCAACGAGGAGCTCCAGTCGACCAACGAGGAGCTCGAGACGATGAACGAGGAGCTCTCGTCGACCAACGAGGAGCTCGAGACGATCAACGACGAGCTGCGCCAGCGCACGCTCGAGGTCAACGAGACCAACGCGTTCCTCGAGACGATCCTGCGCAGCATGGGCGTCGGCGTCCTGGTGCTCGACGACGACCAGCGCGTGCGGATGTGGAACACCCAGGCGGAGGAGCTGTGGGGGCTGCGCAGCGAGGAGGTCGCAGGCCAGCACGTGCAGAACCTCGACATCGGCCTGCCGGTCGAGCAGCTCGGCGGCGGCATCCGCAGCGTCCTGAGCGGCAAGGAGGCGGCGGTCGAGGTCGTCGTCGACGCGACGAACCGCCGGGGCCGCGACATCCGCTGCCGGGTCACGGTGCTGGGCATCGGGCCGGAGGGGCGCGATCCGCACGGCGCGATCGTCCTCATGGCCGAGGTCGACGGTGCGAGGCCGGGCGGGGGCGCGGTCGACGGCGCCGGCGGTGACGGGGCGAGCGCGTCCGGGTAG
- a CDS encoding sigma-70 family RNA polymerase sigma factor, with protein sequence MGRLGLLSDERLVARVRDGDDRAFEVLFARHQPGLLSFCRYLLGSRDEAEDAVQQAFLRLHRALADGPPPEELRPYLYAIARNRCRTLLAQRRDAGPVDAELPDLAGLGDVVHQREELRELVAAVGRLPEDQRAALVLAELGDLSHAGIAEVLDVPEAKVRTLVYQAKARLLADREALARPCEEVRAELATATGPALRRGPLRRHLRGCAGCRAFRAGLARQDAALGLVLPVSASAGLPAAVLSALGVGGVGGVGAAGGVGGAAAATGAGAGAGAAAGGSGVLGSLGAAKTLAVVAAFGTGAAGGTVVLDEVTADPAPRDRPARVADAPRPDRPPTTTTPLAIGLATATTPPARRPTPSPPAARGQTPSHARGQTPSHPAAGGARGQTPSHARGQAPSQAQGKDRARPARGQAPGRSGARGQTPSHARGQTPSQRGKGKERGRPARGQTPSHPAAGGARGQTPSHARGQTPSQGREEQGPAPGQGERGRAKSDTSPTLPPEPGGKGHE encoded by the coding sequence GTGGGGCGCCTCGGGCTGCTGTCCGACGAGCGGCTCGTGGCCCGCGTCCGCGACGGGGACGACCGGGCCTTCGAGGTCCTCTTCGCCCGCCACCAGCCGGGGCTGCTGTCCTTCTGCCGCTACCTGCTGGGCTCGCGCGACGAGGCCGAGGACGCCGTGCAGCAGGCCTTCCTGCGCCTGCACCGCGCGCTCGCGGACGGTCCGCCGCCGGAGGAGCTGCGCCCCTACCTCTACGCGATCGCGCGCAACCGCTGCCGGACGCTGCTGGCCCAGCGCCGCGACGCCGGCCCGGTCGACGCGGAGCTTCCCGACCTCGCCGGCCTCGGCGACGTCGTCCACCAGCGCGAGGAGCTGCGCGAGCTGGTCGCCGCGGTCGGGCGCCTGCCGGAGGACCAGCGCGCGGCCCTGGTCCTCGCCGAGCTCGGCGACCTCTCCCACGCCGGCATCGCGGAGGTCCTCGACGTCCCCGAGGCGAAGGTGAGGACGCTCGTCTACCAGGCCAAGGCCCGCCTGCTCGCCGACCGCGAGGCCCTCGCCCGCCCGTGCGAGGAGGTCCGCGCCGAGCTCGCCACGGCCACGGGCCCGGCCCTGCGCCGCGGCCCCCTGCGCCGCCACCTGCGCGGCTGCGCCGGCTGTCGCGCCTTCCGCGCCGGCCTGGCCCGTCAGGACGCCGCGCTCGGCCTGGTCCTGCCGGTCAGTGCCTCCGCCGGCCTGCCCGCCGCGGTCCTCTCCGCCCTTGGCGTGGGTGGCGTGGGCGGCGTGGGTGCTGCGGGCGGCGTGGGCGGCGCAGCGGCGGCGACGGGCGCCGGTGCCGGTGCGGGCGCAGCGGCGGGTGGCAGCGGCGTGCTCGGCTCGCTCGGCGCGGCCAAGACCCTCGCCGTCGTCGCGGCCTTCGGCACCGGCGCGGCCGGCGGCACCGTGGTCCTCGACGAGGTCACCGCCGACCCTGCACCACGCGACCGCCCGGCGCGCGTCGCCGACGCACCACGCCCGGACCGCCCGCCCACCACCACGACCCCGCTCGCCATCGGCCTCGCCACGGCCACCACCCCGCCGGCCCGGCGTCCGACCCCCAGCCCCCCGGCCGCTCGGGGTCAGACCCCGTCGCACGCTCGGGGTCAGACCCCGTCACATCCGGCGGCGGGCGGCGCTCGGGGTCAGACCCCGTCGCATGCTCGGGGTCAGGCCCCGTCGCAGGCCCAGGGCAAGGACCGTGCCCGCCCCGCCCGGGGCCAGGCTCCGGGCCGCTCCGGCGCTCGGGGTCAGACCCCGTCGCATGCTCGGGGTCAGACCCCGTCGCAGCGGGGGAAGGGCAAGGAGCGGGGCCGTCCTGCTCGGGGTCAGACCCCGTCGCATCCGGCGGCGGGCGGCGCTCGGGGTCAGACCCCGTCGCATGCTCGGGGTCAGACCCCGTCGCAGGGGCGGGAGGAGCAGGGTCCGGCGCCGGGGCAGGGTGAGCGGGGACGCGCCAAGTCGGACACGTCGCCCACCTTGCCGCCCGAGCCGGGTGGGAAGGGGCATGAGTGA
- a CDS encoding ferritin-like domain-containing protein, which produces MPDEKTLDAVDRDGAIRETADRVRGDRRADLLRRAAVATGGMVGGAAAIMAIPGVAGAQSRRDRDILNFALTLEELEAAFYAQALERAGLTGPVLEFARTVAVHEASHVKSLRGVLGSSAIARPTFDFKDTTTDGTKFLATAIALEDTGVRAYKGQAPRIQSTAVLKAALAIHSVEARHAAWVRTFVAGQNPVPFPVEPPRSMSATLEVVRDTGFIVS; this is translated from the coding sequence ATGCCTGACGAGAAGACCCTCGACGCCGTCGACCGCGACGGCGCCATCCGCGAGACCGCCGATCGCGTCCGCGGTGACCGCCGCGCCGACCTGCTGCGCCGGGCCGCCGTCGCGACCGGCGGCATGGTCGGCGGCGCCGCGGCCATCATGGCGATCCCGGGCGTGGCCGGCGCGCAGTCGCGCCGCGACCGCGACATCCTGAACTTCGCCCTGACGCTCGAGGAGCTCGAGGCGGCGTTCTACGCGCAGGCCCTCGAGCGGGCGGGTCTCACCGGCCCCGTCCTGGAGTTCGCCCGCACGGTCGCGGTCCACGAGGCCTCGCACGTCAAGAGCCTGCGCGGCGTGCTCGGGTCGAGCGCGATCGCCCGGCCGACGTTCGACTTCAAGGACACCACGACCGACGGCACGAAGTTCCTCGCCACCGCGATCGCCCTCGAGGACACCGGCGTCCGGGCCTACAAGGGCCAGGCCCCGCGCATCCAGTCCACCGCGGTGCTCAAGGCGGCGCTGGCGATCCACTCCGTGGAGGCGCGGCACGCCGCGTGGGTGCGCACCTTCGTGGCGGGTCAGAACCCGGTCCCGTTCCCCGTCGAGCCGCCGCGGTCGATGTCCGCGACGCTCGAGGTGGTGCGGGACACGGGGTTCATCGTGTCCTAG
- a CDS encoding ferritin-like domain-containing protein, with protein sequence MVDDIDVLPIEDTDGAFAEALEGAGGGTRRQLLQRAGIAGGALAGAGALFGGFAPAAGAATRRRDVQILQFALVAERLGAAFYREALEKAGLEGATRTYAETARRDEVTHVAAVQRQIRKLGGRPAAAPRFRFGAAVQSQKAFQDTALMIETMCVRVLNGAGPLVTKSTLAAAGALVSVEARQVAWLSTIVGQDPAPAAYDQPLSLAAAQRRVRATGFVRS encoded by the coding sequence ATGGTCGACGACATCGACGTCCTGCCCATCGAGGACACCGACGGCGCGTTCGCCGAGGCCCTCGAGGGAGCGGGAGGCGGCACCCGCCGCCAGCTGCTGCAGCGGGCCGGCATCGCGGGCGGCGCCCTGGCGGGCGCGGGCGCGCTCTTCGGCGGCTTCGCGCCGGCGGCTGGTGCGGCGACGCGCCGGCGCGACGTGCAGATCCTGCAGTTCGCGCTCGTGGCCGAGCGCCTGGGCGCGGCGTTCTACCGCGAGGCGCTCGAGAAGGCGGGCCTCGAGGGCGCGACGCGCACGTACGCGGAGACCGCCCGGCGCGACGAGGTCACCCACGTCGCCGCCGTCCAGCGCCAGATCCGCAAGCTCGGCGGCCGTCCGGCCGCGGCCCCGCGGTTTCGCTTCGGCGCCGCTGTGCAGAGCCAGAAGGCCTTCCAGGACACGGCGCTGATGATCGAGACGATGTGCGTCCGGGTCCTCAACGGCGCCGGGCCCCTCGTGACGAAGTCCACGCTGGCGGCGGCGGGCGCGCTCGTGTCCGTCGAGGCCCGGCAGGTCGCCTGGCTGTCGACGATCGTCGGGCAGGACCCGGCGCCCGCGGCCTACGACCAGCCCCTGTCCCTGGCCGCGGCGCAGCGCAGGGTGCGCGCCACCGGCTTCGTGCGCTCCTGA